A section of the Centroberyx gerrardi isolate f3 chromosome 8, fCenGer3.hap1.cur.20231027, whole genome shotgun sequence genome encodes:
- the LOC139912107 gene encoding uncharacterized protein LOC139912107, translating into MKTILALLLLISLACHSHALKCHTCVASNEDECNQQGSVSCPQYADACSTITGPNTVMKSCTYKGFCEKAYGTQAGAKMECCTGDDCNGPHRSHSHGSAGALSSSPVLLLAALLLRLALSRL; encoded by the exons ATGAAGACCATTctggccctgctgctgctcatcTCCCTGGCCTGCCACA GCCACGCCCTTAAATGTCACACATGTGTGGCGTCCAATGAGGATGAGTGCAACCAACAGGGGTCTGTCTCCTGTCCCCAGTACGCTGATGCCTGCTCCACCATCACAGGACCCA ACACCGTGATGAAGTCGTGTACCTACAAGGGTTTCTGTGAGAAGGCGTACGGCACCCAGGCTGGAGCCAAGATGGAGTGTTGTACTGGCGATGACTGTAACGGACCCCACCGGAGCCACAGCCACGGCAGCGCAGGGGCTCTGTCCTCCAGCCCCGTCCTGCTGCTGGCCGCCCTCCTGCTGCGCCTGGCCCTCAGCCGGCTCTGA
- the plekha2 gene encoding pleckstrin homology domain-containing family A member 2: MPYMDRLNRVCGFLDIEEKENSCRFQRRYFILDTQGNALLWYMDNPQNLPSGASFVGSLKLTYISMVSEATLKQKPKTEFCFVINAVSRRYFLQANDATDMRDWVAALNKASKITVPKAGPVPPRSDVSAVISDTQGGKRQQAYKTEIIGGVVVHTPIQNEGEDTEMRERKVNKPGVRRCGYCVKQGNVRKSWKRRFFTLDDTAVSYYKCETDKEPLRAILLRDIQKVHECLVKSGDLLMRDNLFEIITGSRTFYVQTDSPEEMHGWIRDIEMKIQDFRGPSKGFPFKRASSLYRSQHACSASCGQQADERRPTLVKSCSVAPGWQPWTPVPQREASVLDTEDEDSPFSSLPTLPSLSSSSTSSSTSSSSNSLSAPTPCPSAPPPPSTGGLGILTASGRRRHRSQPQPHTDCSFPFSLDDDGIRTTDV; this comes from the exons ATGCCGTACATGGACAGGCTGAACCGTGTGTGTGGGTTTCTGGACATcgaggagaaggagaacagCTGTCGATTCCAGAGACGATACTTCATCCTCGATACGCAGGGAAATGCTCTGCTGTGGTATATGGACAACCCTCAg aACCTGCCCAGTGGAGCCAGCTTTGTTGGCAGCCTCAAACTAACCTACATCTCTATG gtGAGTGAAGCTACACTGAAGCAAAAGCCCAAGACAGAGTTTTGCTTTG TCATCAATGCAGTTTCCCGGCGGTACTTCCTCCAAGCCAACGATGCGACTGACATGAGAGACTGGGTTGCTGCTCTCAACAAGGCCAGCAAGATCACT GTTCCTAAGGCCGGCCCAGTGCCTCCCAGGTCCGATGTGAGCGCAGTCATCAGCGACACTCAGGGAGGGAAGAGGCAGCAGGCCTACAAGACGGAGATCATCGGCGGCGTGGTGGTGCACACTCCCATCCAG AATGAGGGGGAGGACacggagatgagagagaggaaggtcaACAAACCGGGCGTGCGGAGGTGTGGTTACTGTGTCAAACAGGGTAATGTG aggaagagctggaaGAGGCGTTTTTTCACTCTGGATGACACTGCTGTCAGTTACTACAAGTGTGAGACG GATAAGGAGCCTCTCAGAGCCATTCTACTGCGGGACATTCAGAAAGTCCATGAATGTCTGGTCAAATCTGG GGATCTGTTGATGAGAGACAACCTCTTTGAGATCATCACCGGCTCCCGAACCTTCTACGTTCAG ACAGACTCTCCAGAGGAGATGCATGGCTGGATCAGGGACATTGAGATGAAGATCCAGGACTTCAGAGGCCCTTCTAAG GGTTTTCCATTTAAACGTGCATCCTCCCTCTACCGAAGTCAGCATGCCTGCTCTGCGTCCTGCGGCCAACAGGCTGATGAGCGGAGACCGACGCTGGTCAAGTCCTGCTCCGTGGCTCCAGGCTGGCAGCCTTGGACCCCTGTGCCCCAACGCGAGGCCTCTGTCCTGGACACAGAGGATGAAGATAGCCCTTTCAGCTCCTTGCCCACcctgccttctctctcctcctcatccacttcttcctccacctcttcctcctccaactCCCTCTCCGCCCCGACTCCTTGCCCTAGCGCGCCCCCTCCACCTTCAACCGGCGGCCTAGGCATCTTGACGGCCAGCGGGCGTCGGAGGCACCGCTCCCAGCCGCAGCCCCACACGGACTGCAGCTTCCCCTTCAGCCTGGATGATGACGGCATCCGCACCACAGACGTCTAG